Genomic segment of Clostridium botulinum BKT015925:
AGTTCAAAAATTAAGATTTGGAAATAAAAGTTTTATATTTACTGGAGATGCTGAAGCTATAAGTGAAATGGAAATGGTTAACGCCAATTTAGATTTACAAGCAGATGTATTAAAAGTAGGTCATCATGGAAGTAAAACATCAACTTGTCAAGCCTTTTTAGACAAAGTTAATCCTACGTATGCAGTAATTAGTTGTGGTAAGGATAATAAATATCACCATCCTAATCAATCAACTATGAATAGATTAAAAGCTAAAGGAACAAAAGTTTACAGAACTGATGAATCAGGTAGTGTAGTTGTTACAAGTGATGGAAAAGATATAAAGTTTAACTGTAAAGAAGGAAGTTATAACTTTAGAGATAATGCTTCAACAAATACAGATGATAAATCAAGTACATCAGTTGTAAAGCCTACAGACAAAGATAAAGATAAAATACATAATGAAGGTGTAGCTCAAAAACCTACAGTAAAACCTACTGAAAAGCCAACAATAAAACCTATTAAACCTCATAAGCCTCATAAGCATAATACAGATAAAAAGAAGAAGGTTTATTACACACCTAATGGTGAATGTTATCATTCTAGTAAGAAATGTTATACACTAAAAAGAAGTAAAAAAATAATCACAGGAACAGTTAAAAAATGTGGTGGAAGACGACCTTGTAGTAAATGTCACTAAATAAGTGTTATAATACATAAATTATTATCATGTAATAGAAGTCATATATAATGGCTTCTATTATTTTTTTATTTTTAATATTGTTTAGAAAACCTTCATGTTAATTTTATTAAAATCTACTTCTAATCAAAGATTTGTTAAATGCAGCTTAATAACTAGAATTTTTGGAATTAAAGTTCCATATATATAATATTATATAACGTTAGAAGATATTTATAGTCTTAATAAGAGGGGTTGTATATTTATGAAATTTGATTGTAGTAGTTTTTCATGGTTTACAAAGGATAATAAACATTTACTGGGTCGTACGTATGATGAGTTTGGAGATTTAAGAAAAAATAAAATAGTAGTTATTCCAAGAAATTATAAAATTAATTTAGAAATTAATAACTATAATAATATTTGTTATGGTATATATTCTTTTGTTGGAATGGCTGTTTTAGGATTAAATACGCCAATCTTCACTGATGGAATAAATGAAAAAGGGCTTATGGGAGCTTTATTGTACTATCCTGGATTTGCCCATTATAATTCAAAATCAATAAAAAATGCTATAAATATAAATCCAGGATTTTTTATTACATACATTTTATCAAAATGTGCAACTATTAATGAAGTGTTAATTGAAATTAACAATATAAATTTTATAAATGAATTAGTTTTCGGCGAAGAAATTCCTGTACACTATATTTTTTCAGATAGAAGTGGCGAATCAATTATTATAGAGCCTGATAAAAGAGGTATAAGCGTTTATAGAAATTCAATGGGAGTTTTAACAAATAGTCCAAGTTATTTTTGGCAGATTCAAAATTTAAGAAATTATTTAGGTATTACTAATGTACCTAGACAACCTCAAACTGTAGTAAACTATCAAATATCTCAATTTGGTGAAGGCACAGGAGGGTTAGGATTACCTGGAGATTATACTCCTGTTTCTCGTTTTGTTAGACTTGCTTTCTTAAAACAGTTTGCTGTACAAGGTGAAAATGAAGTTGAGGGTATTACAAAGATGTTGCGTAACTTTGCTTCTGTTGAAATACCAGAGGGAATAATAAAAGATCTGAATAAACCTAATTATGTACAAACATTATGTACATCATGTATGTGTTCGGAAAGTTTGATTTATTACTTTAAATTATCATGTAATAGTAGAATAAATGCAATCAATTTAGAACATGAAAAAAATAATAAGCAAGTAAAATGTTTCAATTTACCTTTGAAAGAAGATATTTTGTTTTTAAATTAAAGTAAGCATATAAAAATACAAGTAAGCTTTAAATATAAAGTTAATAAGAAAGATACGTGTATATGAAAAATATTAAACAACTAAAAAAATCGACCCTCTAGTAAATTAATACTAGAGGGTTTGTGTTGTTAAGCATAAATTCATATAAGTTTAAACTTTGAAACGTGTAAATTAAAATACTTAGTAAAGTTAAAGTATATATATACTATATACCCTTCCCTATCTTATTGTCAAATTTGGTACATTTAAACATAACGCGCTGTATTAAAAATTAGAAAATAAAAATATTCAACAAGTGTAATTCTAAGATATATTTTGTTTTGAAAATTATATTTTTAAATAAATCAATTTATTTAAACTTAATGTAGATATTTCTAATTTAAGTATCATTATAGTTTATAAAAATTAATATTGTATTTATTGAGTTCAACTGAACATAACATTATGTTGAATTGGAAAACAAGCTTATGATATACTAATATCAAGGGTTTAAGTCCATTCAAGGAGATTTAATGTATGTACAATAAATTAGAAAAATTTATAGAATACTTATATCAAGAGGATAAAAGTGAAAAAACTATATATACCTATAAAAATGATATAAAAAGATTCGTAAAATATTTTGAAAAAAACAAATTAGAAATTACTACAATTAATATGAGGAAGTTTAAAGATTATTTGTTGGAAGTCTTACTGCTATCCCCTAAAACAGTAAATCGAAATATTATTGCAATAAGACAATTCTTAGAATATCTACATATTAATAATATAGATATTAAAATGATAAAAATTCAAGATCAAGGATTTTTAGATGATATACTAACAAATGATGAAGCTATAAGAATGATAAAAGAAACTGAAAAAGCACGTGATTTAAGGGCTAAGGCATTTATTTGTACTTTATATTATACGGGTATGAGAGTAAGCGAAGCTATTTCGGTGTTATCTAAGGATATCAATGAAGATAGCATTAGAATACTTGGTAAGGGTAGAAAATATAGAGATGTATTAATTCCTAAAAAATTAAAAAAGATATGGAAAGATTACATGACTGTTAGGATAAACAATAGTGATAAACTATTTACAGGTAGAGAAGGTGGAATTAGTAGATTCACTGCTTTAAATATAGTTAAAAAATATGGCGGCATGGCAAAAATCAAGAAAGATAAAGTTTATAACCATGCATTTAGACATCTATACTGTATAAATTTAGTTGATAGAGGAATACCAATAGATGCTGTAAAAGATCTTGCAGGTCATGAAAATATATCTACTACAACTATTTATACAAGAAAATCAAAGAAACAATTATTAGATATAATAAATCAATTTTAGAATAACTTAAACAGTTATTCTTTTTTATTTAACAGAGTATTTAATATTATATATGGGAAATTATGTTTTAAAAAATTTTAAATATAAGGTATAATATATAATGAATTACATTAATTTACAAATATACATCGAAAGGGGAAAGGCACATGGGAATTATAAAAAATTATAAAAAGGTTATATCTCAATATGCAAAATTTGATGGTAGAGCTACTAGAAAAGAATATTGGTATTTTGCATTAGCTAATATATTAATAGCCTTATCATTGTATACAATTTGGGTAATATTAAAACCTAATAGTAAGTTTTTAGATGATAATCCACTCACAATAGTGTATACAATACTAACATTTGTACCATCATTAGCAGTTTCAGTACGTAGATTACATGATACAAATAAAAGTGGATGGTGGATGCTACTATGTTTTATACCTGTTATAGATTTACTTTTATTATTAATGTTTTGTGGGACAAGTGATGTTACTTCTAATAAATATGGTCCTATAGATGATGATAATATTAAAAGCAAAGATGAAGAAATTCATCTTTAAAAAAGATGACTATAACATTTTGCATTAAGAATGATAGTTAGCTTTTATCATTCTTAATGCAAAATATATCAATAATAGTATTCCTAAAAATGATATTATTCTCATTAAGTTTAAGATAATAAAACTTAGCCAATCCAAATCTCCTACTAAAGAA
This window contains:
- a CDS encoding DUF805 domain-containing protein, which gives rise to MGIIKNYKKVISQYAKFDGRATRKEYWYFALANILIALSLYTIWVILKPNSKFLDDNPLTIVYTILTFVPSLAVSVRRLHDTNKSGWWMLLCFIPVIDLLLLLMFCGTSDVTSNKYGPIDDDNIKSKDEEIHL
- a CDS encoding tyrosine-type recombinase/integrase; its protein translation is MYNKLEKFIEYLYQEDKSEKTIYTYKNDIKRFVKYFEKNKLEITTINMRKFKDYLLEVLLLSPKTVNRNIIAIRQFLEYLHINNIDIKMIKIQDQGFLDDILTNDEAIRMIKETEKARDLRAKAFICTLYYTGMRVSEAISVLSKDINEDSIRILGKGRKYRDVLIPKKLKKIWKDYMTVRINNSDKLFTGREGGISRFTALNIVKKYGGMAKIKKDKVYNHAFRHLYCINLVDRGIPIDAVKDLAGHENISTTTIYTRKSKKQLLDIINQF
- a CDS encoding linear amide C-N hydrolase, producing the protein MKFDCSSFSWFTKDNKHLLGRTYDEFGDLRKNKIVVIPRNYKINLEINNYNNICYGIYSFVGMAVLGLNTPIFTDGINEKGLMGALLYYPGFAHYNSKSIKNAININPGFFITYILSKCATINEVLIEINNINFINELVFGEEIPVHYIFSDRSGESIIIEPDKRGISVYRNSMGVLTNSPSYFWQIQNLRNYLGITNVPRQPQTVVNYQISQFGEGTGGLGLPGDYTPVSRFVRLAFLKQFAVQGENEVEGITKMLRNFASVEIPEGIIKDLNKPNYVQTLCTSCMCSESLIYYFKLSCNSRINAINLEHEKNNKQVKCFNLPLKEDILFLN